Below is a genomic region from Candidatus Hydrogenedentota bacterium.
ATCGCGACGCTGGAAGAGGCTTTGCGCGAAGCGTGGCGCGTCTTCGACTCTCTTGGCGCATACCAGTCTGACGACGCCAAGCTTGCAGTACTGAGCGGGCATGCTTTTTCGTCGGCGGCGTACAGGGTCCGCACGGCAATGCTCAAGGTTCAGAGGGGAGTCGCATGAGATCCGCTGCCACCATGCCCGGCCCCGGCGACGCATGCACATGGCCGGCGTTTGCGATGTTGCCCGGCGATCCGCGAGCGCCTGACGTTGCCGAGGAACTTTCCGACGCGATGGACGTGTGCGACGAGCTGCGATTGTGGCTGTCGGTTGCCGACAAGGCGATTGCACGATCGGACGTTGCCGGATTCCGCGCCGCCATGCAGACGGCACAGCGTTACCTTGCCGGGATGACCTTCTGATGGGCGACGACGGCGGCGTGCAGTTCTGGCAGCAATATCAACAGTGGGAAGAGGAAGAAAATGAACGTTTATCAGGCAATCAATGCGGTGCAAAAGGCACTGACGAAAACAGGGATAGCGAAAGACCGGACGGCGCAACAGGGGGCGAATTTCAAGTTCCGCGGAATCGACGACGTATATAACGCACTGGCACCGCTGCTGGCAGCGAACGGGCTTTGCATACTGCCGCGCATGCTGTCGCGTAAGTGCGACGAGCGCCAGAGCACTGCAGGCAAGGCGCTTTTCTATGTCACCGTCGAGGCGGAATTCGATTTCGTGAGCGCAGAAGACGGAAGCAAGCACGTCGTCAAGACGTTCGGCGAGGCCATGGACAGCGGCGACAAAGCCACGAACAAGGCCATGTCGGCAGCGTACAAATATGCATGTTTGCAAGCGTTTTCGATTCCAACGGAAGGCGATAACGATGCTGACGCAACAGCGCACGAGGTTGTACACGCCATGCCGGAAAGCGTCATTGTCGATTTCAAGCAGGCGATGTTCGACGCCAAGGATGTCGAGTCATTGCGCGCCGAGTTCGCCAAGGCGTGGGCCGCCGCAAACGCTATCGGCGACACTGCCGCACGGGGCGCCTTGAAGGAATACTACGACGCGCGCAAAGAAGAATTGGTGTCCGCAGCATGAGCTACGAGCCTCTTTACAAGATCGCGTCTGCTTACGCCGAAGCAGCAGCCAGGCTTGCAGAAACGGACCTGGACGATCAGACCATTGCAGACACTCTGGAAGGTCTGGCAGGAGATCTGCGCGACAAAGCGATAGCCGTCGCCTCAGTGATTCGCAACATGGAAGCGGACGCAAAAGCCATTCGCGAGGCGATTTGCGACATGGAATCACGGCTAACGCGGATCGAAACTCGCACGGTCGGCCTGCGCGAATACCTGCTGACGACTCTGCAAGCAACGAACATTCGCAAGGTCGAATGTCCGTGGTTTGCCGTGTCGGTCAAGAAAAACTCGCCACGGGTTGTTATCGACGACGAATCGCTATTGCCAACAGAGATGATGACCATAAAGCCACCGCCGCCGACACCAAACAAGCGAGCAATTGCTGATGCACTGAA
It encodes:
- a CDS encoding ERF family protein, giving the protein MNVYQAINAVQKALTKTGIAKDRTAQQGANFKFRGIDDVYNALAPLLAANGLCILPRMLSRKCDERQSTAGKALFYVTVEAEFDFVSAEDGSKHVVKTFGEAMDSGDKATNKAMSAAYKYACLQAFSIPTEGDNDADATAHEVVHAMPESVIVDFKQAMFDAKDVESLRAEFAKAWAAANAIGDTAARGALKEYYDARKEELVSAA
- a CDS encoding siphovirus Gp157 family protein — translated: MSYEPLYKIASAYAEAAARLAETDLDDQTIADTLEGLAGDLRDKAIAVASVIRNMEADAKAIREAICDMESRLTRIETRTVGLREYLLTTLQATNIRKVECPWFAVSVKKNSPRVVIDDESLLPTEMMTIKPPPPTPNKRAIADALKAGYPIAAHFEHSERLEIK